The following are from one region of the Desmospora profundinema genome:
- a CDS encoding transposase produces PRKQGRGRPRADDRKTINGILYVLKTGCTWSDMPSHYGSPVTCWRRLNQWSEDGTWEQIWQALLQQMDEQQKLDWTKAFLDGSFVPAKKGRENRKNQGWYRKSEVNPEIVPMSWLQSHHFRQHLRMGNQTLHSSEKGSKGEKGSSGSDWIGLW; encoded by the coding sequence CCTCGTAAACAAGGTCGCGGACGACCACGGGCAGATGACCGGAAAACCATCAATGGGATCTTGTACGTGCTAAAAACCGGTTGCACGTGGTCAGATATGCCCTCGCATTACGGTTCCCCCGTTACCTGTTGGCGCCGCTTAAACCAGTGGTCGGAAGATGGAACCTGGGAGCAGATTTGGCAAGCGCTCCTGCAACAAATGGATGAACAACAAAAACTGGATTGGACCAAAGCCTTTTTAGACGGAAGCTTTGTACCCGCGAAAAAGGGGAGAGAAAATAGGAAAAACCAAGGTTGGTACCGCAAAAGCGAGGTCAACCCCGAAATCGTCCCCATGAGTTGGTTGCAGAGCCATCACTTCCGCCAGCATTTACGGATGGGGAATCAAACCCTCCATTCCAGTGAGAAAGGGTCGAAAGGTGAAAAGGGGTCGTCCGGCTCCGATTGGATTGGCTTATGGTGA